The genome window TTATGGAATCGATGGGCATGCCAACCGACGGATTTAGTAAACCAAAAGTCGATTCCATGATTGGACTATCCCCTTCAATAAGTGTTGGACAGCATGTAACCAATCGAAACCCTAGATCAACAGTTGGAACCGTAACAGATATGTATACTTATTTACGTTTGATTTATGAAAAACTCGGTGAGCGAACATGTCCAAACTGCCAAACAACTATTTTACCCACGCTAGATAAAGAGGCAACTGAAGAAAAGACAGCTAACTTCAAAGAATATATTCAATGTCATAATTGTGATCACCGTTTAGAAAAACTTACACGTTCCCATTTTTCATATAATACGTTAGAAGGAGCATGTCCAACATGCAGTGGACTTGGTTACGTAACAGATATTCATTTAGCATCCGTATTTAAAGAAAACCTTAGTTTAAAGGAAGGCGCTGTCGCAATTGGCATGTGGAATGGATCATATGGCGAATATCAAAGACAGATTATAAAAGCGGCCTCTGAACATTATGGTATTACCTATGATGAGAATCTCCCATTAAAAGACTTCAGCGGTGAACAGCGAGATTTATTATATTATGGTGTGGAAAGCGACATTTTTTCAGCTCACTTTCCTGATGTCAAGCCACCAAAATCTGTAGGGAAAGGAAAGTTTGAAGGTATTCTTACAGGGATGCGGAGAAGATACGAGGAAAAGGGCGGGAGTGCCAGTTCAGGTGAAGCTGCCTATTTCTATTCACAGCCCTGCTCTGATTGTCATGGAAAGCGGCTTAATAAAGAAAGCAGAGAAGTACTTGTTGCAGGAACATCAATTACAGATGTTTCGGATTACTCACTTGAAGCGATGCATGCTTGGTTAATAGATTTACAACAATCACTCGGGTCAGAGGATGTTGTAATCGTTGAATCATTTTTACATGATCTTATTTCTAAAGTAAAGCGAATCATTCATGTTGGTTTAGGCTATTTATCTATGGACAGGCAGACGATTACCCTTTCTGGTGGGGAAGCACAGCGCCTAAGGCTCGCATCGATTCTTGGTTCTGGTTTAACTGGTGTTCTCTATATTCTTGATGAACCAACAGCAGGACTGCATCCAAAGGATACAAAAGGATTAGTGACGATTATGAAACAGCTGCGAGATCTTGGTAATACGGTCCTTGTAATTGAACATGATGTTGATGTCATGAAAGAAGCGGACCATATTATTGACATAGGCCCAGGTGCTGGAATTAACGGTGGAACGGTTGTAGGTGCTGGTACATTGCTTGAACTAATCAAACAACCAGAGTCGGTTACTGGGGCATTTTTAAGAGATAAGCCAGTCCTGCATGAAAATCATCGACAAGGTTCAGGCGAGCAATTGACAATCCATAATGCAACGAAACATAATTTGCAAGATGTCACGGTATCGATTCCACTAGGATGCCTTGTATCGGTAACAGGTGTGTCCGGCTCAGGAAAATCAACGTTAATCTTTGATGTGCTAGCGGCTGGTGAGAATGGAGTATATCAGGGTTGTGAAAAAATTACTGGGTTTAAATCGATTGATAAAGTGATTACTGTGAATCAATCTGCATTAAGCAGAATGCAACGATCAAACGTAGCAACCTATACAGATGCATTTACAAATATAAGAAACCTATTTGCAAGTTTACCTGAAGCAAAAGAGAATAAGCTTAAACCGAAAGATTTCTCCTTTAATACGACTGGTGGAAGATGTGAAAATTGTCAAGGTCTCGGATTCGTAGCAGTGAATATGTATTTTTCAGCTGATATTGAAATACCTTGTCCGGTTTGTCATGGATCACGATTTAAGGAAAATATCTTACAAGTAACATATAAAGGAAATTCTATTTCAGATATTCTCGATATGTCAATTGAAGAAAGCTTGCCGATTTTTGATGATCATAAGAAGCTATATCCAATTGTACAATTATTAAATGAAATTGGACTTGGTTACTTGAAATGGGGACAATCACTAACGACATTATCTGGTGGAGAAGGGCAACGACTGAAGCTAGCGAAAGAATTGAATAAACCAGCGAATAAATCGACGCTTTATTTATTGGATGAGCCTTCGACGGGATTGCATCCAAGAGATGTGAAGCAATTGCTTTTATTGTTAAATCGATTGGTTGATGCTGGGAACACTGTGATCGTTGTAGAGCATAACAGTGATGTGATTCGTGCGTCGGATTGGGTGATTGATTTAGGTCCGGAAGGTGGAAGTGCCGGCGGAAGAATCATTGCTGAGGGAACACCTGAGGAAATAACAAATGAAAAAGCCTCTCATACTGGTGCTTTTCTAGATATCCAGTAAAATAGAAGAAGACTTAGTTTTGATGACATTTTATCTTAAAGCTGCGGAGGCGGCGTCCGCAGCAACAATCATCATTGCAATTATGTATGAATTAATATAGCCATCAATAACGATGCATCAATTAAAAACGGAAAATGACAGCAATATTCGGGGAGTGACAGGCACTAATGGAAAAACAGGTACCAAAAGAAAAAAAGGGTTTAAAACCGTTTATATCTTTAATTTTATCAACAAAGGTTCCAAAGCTGGCACTAATATTTGGCTTGATTGGAAGTATTATTACAATGATCGTCGGCCTTTCCATCCCACTTCTGACCAGGGAATTAGTTGACGGCTTCTCAGTGGAAGCATTAAGCGTCACACTAATTATCGTTATCTTCGTCGTGTTTATTTTACAGGCGGTAGTAGACGGTCTATCCACTTATTTACTAGCTGTTGTAGGACAAAGGATTGTTGCCAGACTGCGAGAAAGAATGTGGTTCAAGCTTATCCGTTTACCAGTAAGTTATTTTGATAAACATGCGAGTGGAGAATCTGTGAGCCGGGTTGTTAACGATACTGGAATCGTCAAAGACCTAATAACTCAACATTTTCCTCAGTTTATTACGGGGATCATTACAATTATAGGTGCAATTATTATCTTAATAATTATGGATTGGAAGATGACATTATTAATGTTAATCGCAGTCCCTGTTACATTTGCAATTATGATGCCACTCGGAAGCAGAATGTCGAAAGTATCGAAAGGGATGCAAGATGAAACTGCGACGTTTACCGGTACAATCCAACAAACGTTAAGTGAAGCACGTCTAATGAAATCTTCGACAGCCGAGAAAGTCGAGGAGAAAAAAGGGGTAGCTGGAATCGGCAATTTATATCGTTACGGATTAAAAGAAGCGAAGATCTTCGCACTGATTGGTCCATCTATCTACACGATTATGATGCTTGTTATTGTGGCTATTATTGGCTATGGCGGGATTCGCGTTGCAGAAGGTACAATGTCAACTGGTTCACTTGTTGCGTTTCTGCTTTACCTTTTCCAAATCATTTATCCAATTACATCCTTTGCAATGTTCTTCACAGAGTTGCAAAAGGCTAAAGGAGCAACAGAACGTATTATAGAAATATTAGAAATACCGGAAGAACCTGGACAAGAAGGAATTGATAAAGATATTGCTAATGAAACAGTTCATGTTAACAATGTTTCCTTTGCGTATAATGAAGAAGAGTCAGTTCTTAAGAATATTACGTTCGATGCGAGGCCCGGTGAAATGATTGCATTCGCAGGACCGAGTGGCGGTGGGAAAACTACTTTATTCAGTTTACTCGAAAGATACCACGCGCCAACAGCGGGAGAAATCCGAATTGGTGATACACCAATCAATGCGTTATCGATGGTATCATGGCGAAGTCAAATTGGCTATGTTTCTCAGGAAAGTGCGATGATGGCTGGGACAATTCGTGATAATTTGACTTATGGACTAAGTAATGCAGAAAGTGTAACAGATGAACAGTTATGGAAGGTTACGGAAATGGCTTATGCTGATACATTTATTAAGACTTTCGCCAAAGGACTGGATACTGAAGTCGGCGAACGTGGTGTGAAGTTATCTGGTGGTCAACGCCAGCGAATTAATATTGCGCGTGCATTCCTGCGTGATCCAAAAATCCTAATGCTTGATGAAGCAACAGCAAGCTTAGATAGTCAGTCGGAACATGCCGTTCAGGGAGCTTTAACACGATTAATGGAAGGGCGAACAACATTCGTTATTGCCCACAGGTTATCGACGATCGTTGACGCAGATAAAATTATTTTTATCGAAAATGGCGAAGTAACAGGATCTGGAACCCACCAGGAATTAATCGAAACTCATGAGTTATATCGTAAGTTCGCGGAACAACAGTTAACGTAATGTATTATCTAATATGGAATTTAGAAAATCTACCTCTCAAGGATAATAAGACTCTTCCTGGGAGGTTCTTTTTTTACAAATACGTATGTTAGAATTAGAAGTATTCGCAAAAATACGTTATCTTAACAGATAGGAACGGCTTATGGTTTTATTCATATGCAAGAGGTTTTGATAAAGGAGGTATACTGCATGAACAACACATTAACGGTAAAAGGGATAACGATAGGAGAAGGAGCACCGAAGATTTGTGTGCCGATGGTAGGGACAACAGTCGAGCAATTGCTTAAGGAAGCGGAACTACTTATAACCCTAGATTTAGAATTAGTTGAATGGCGTGTAGATTTTTTTGAATCGGTTGAGGATATAGAAAAAGTAAAAGAAGTATTAACTAAAATTAGAGAGAAACTAATCGATATTCCGCTTATTTTCACATTTCGAACTGCAAAGGAAGGTGGAGAAAGGGAAGTCTCCATGAAATATTATGTCGCATTAAATAAAGCAGCTGTAGAGAGTAACGCTGTAGAATTTATTGATGTCGAATTATTTAGTGGGGATCAGGAAGTTAAATTCCTTGTCGAGACAGCACATCAACATGAGGTAGCTGTCATCATCTCAAATCATGATTTTGAAAAAACGCCACCAAAAGAAGAAATCATTACCCGGTTACGGAGAGCGCAAGACGTGGGAGCGGATATCCCAAAGATTGCTGTGATGCCAAAAAATGTGCAGGATGTTATCACACTATTAGATGCAACAAATGAAATGAAAACTCGCTATGCAGATCGACCGATTGTTACGATGGCGATGGCAGGGCAAGGGGTTATTAGTAGATTAGCTGGTGAGATATTTGGATCTGCGATTACCTTTGGAACGGCAACTAAGGCGTCTGCACCAGGACAAGTAGGGGTGCTAGAATTAAGAAAGGTACTTGATTTGATCCATAATAATCTTTGATGGCATAAGCGGAAATGAATGAGGTTTCCCCTTAAGAATAGGAGAAACCTCATCTTATCATGTGCTCTTATTGTTTTCAGGAAATTATTGTCTTGCGCTTAGTTAACAGACAGAAGAACCCCTACATGACTGAATTGAGCATCCCACCGCCCAAATCGAGCGGCAACGCCGGCCAATAAAGAGTCCTCAAAACAAAAAATTAATACGGCTCTGCGTCATGCCCTTTTTCTATCGCATCTTGCACAGCTTGCTCAGCATCAGTTGCACCGAGTGGATGCATTTCATCTGCCATTTCCATTCCTGTATTAGTTTTTCCAGCTAAACCTTCTCGCAGGCGACGACCATATTCTTCATCCGCTTCCTCTGCTAAAGCAATCATTTTCTCTTGAATCACTTTTGCACAGCTAGATAGATCACCGATAAGATTGGAGATTAATTCGTCTTTTTCCCATTGTTCAAAACTCCGGTACGTTTCTCCCGCTTGTTTCGTATTGTCATTTCGTTCAATCGATTCACGGACTAAATACCCTTCAACCATCGGTGTGTATTCTTTGCCAGTCTGTTCTGCTTCCTTTAATCCACCCAAGCTGGATGGTTCATAGTTTACATGAGGGTTCTGACCTGGTGCCTTATCATTATGATACCTTAGTGTACCACCCTCCTGATTTGTAGCTACCCTTTTTTTCGCAGCATTGATAGGCAGCTGCAAATAATTGGCACCTACACGATATCGCTGGGTATCAGAGTAGGAGAATGTTCTCCCTTGCAACATTTTATCATCCGAGAAATCAAGACCATCGACAAGGACCCCAGTACCAAAAGAAGCCTGTTCCACTTCATTAAAATAATTCTCAGGATTTTTATTTAATACCATTTTGCCAACTGCTCGCCATGGAAATTGCTCCTCTGGCCAGAGCTTCGTATCGTCAAGCGGGTCGAAATCAAGCTCTGGGTGAGGGCCGTCCTCCATAATTTGGACTAATAGTTCCCATTCAGGATAATCGCCATTTTCAATCGCTTCATATAAATCCTGTGTGGCATGATTAAAGTTCTTCCCTTGAATTTCTTCCGCTTCTTTTATTGTTAAGTTTTTAATCCCTTGCTTCGGTTCCCAGTGGTATTTAACAAGTACAGCTTTTCCTTCAGCGTTCACCCACTTATACGTGTTAACACCTGAACCTTGCATCATTCGGTAGTTCGCTGGAATGCCCCAAGGGGAATAGACAAATGTCACCATGTGGAAGGATTCTGGTGAATTTGCACAAAAGTCAAAGAATCGTTCACTATCCTGGATGTTTGTTACTGGATCTGGCCTAAATGCATGAATCATGTCAGGAAATTTCATTGCATCACGAATGAAGAATATCTTTAAGTTATTCCCAACTAAATCCCAATTTCCATCTTCTGTGTAAAATTTTACCGCAAACCCGCGTGGATCACGAACTGTTTCTGGAGAATGCAAGCCGTGAACAACCGTGGAAAATCGGACGAAAACAGGAGTCTGTTTTCCTTCTTCTTGGAAAACCTTTGCCCGTGTATATTTGGAAATCGGGTCATCTCCAGCCTTCCCGTAAGTTTCAAAGTAACCATGTGCACCAGCACCGCGTGCATGGACAATCCTTTCTGGTACTTTTTCTCTGTCAAAATGACTAATCTTTTCGATAAAATCATAGTTCTCGAGAGTTGCAGGACCACGATTTCCAACAGTACGGATATTTTGATTGTTCGTAACAGGATGTCCTTGCCTAGTTGTTAGTGTGTTTTCGTTTTCAATATTCGTCTCGTTCTTTTCCTTAGCCATTTTATCCTCCTCTTTCTTACAGTATGTAATAAATCGTTTAAAAAACAATTCATCCATAGCGTTTCCCAAAAGAGAAAAAATAATCAGATTGGACATAGAAAAGATTTGCCGCGCATATGTCAGTAGAAGTGGTAAAATAAGTAAGTCTCACCAAAGAAAGGAAGGTTCATACATGGCAATAGCTACATCGAAATTAAAAACTATTACACCGGTATATGACCCCTGGGAAGCTTATATGGACGTTGAAGAATACGGGGGAATGAACTTAACAAATATTGAATTTACAACAACATACATGTGTAATATGCGCTGTGCTCATTGTGCAGTTGGTTACATGCTGCAAAACAGTGATCCAGATGCATTGCCAATTGAATTACTGATTGAAAGATTAGATGAGATACCAAAGCTTCGTACCTTAAGCATTACCGGTGGGGAACCGATGATGAATAAGAAGATGATGCGTAATTATGTTATTCCACTAATGAAATATGCACACGACCGTGGTGTAAGAACACAGATGAATTCTAATTTAACATTGCCATATGACAGATATGAGCAGATTATCCCTTATCTGGATGTCCTGCATATCTCTCATAACTGGGGAACTGCCGAGGAATTTGCGGAAACAGGATTTGCAATGATGGAGAGGAAACCAACAATTGAAAATCGCAAAAAGTATTTTGAACGGTTAGTGGAAAACTCCCAGCGTCTCTCTAAGGATGGGGTCATGGTATCAGCGGAAACAATGCTGAATAAACGAACATTTCCATATTTGGAACAAATTCATGACTATATCAATGAAATGGGTTGTGCGAGGCATGAGCTGCATCCAATGTACCCTGTAGATTTCGCTAGCAACTTAGAAATACTTAGTCTAGATGAAATGCGAACTGCGATTAATCGTATGTTAAATCATCGGAATCAAGACATGTGGATGTTGTTTGGTACCTTGCCATTCTACGCTTGCAGTGGAAATGATGAGGATTTAGAGCTCCTTCAACGAGTTTATAAGGAAAAAAATGTGACAGTAAGAAATGACCCAGATGGCCGGTCTCGTTTGAATGTTAATATTTTTAATGGAGAAATCATTGTTACCGATTTTGGAGATGAACCTTCATTAGGAAATATCAAGACGACATCACTGCCAGACGCATACTCCCGATGGGTGGGAACAAAAACAGCGCAAAGTCTAAACTGTCATTGCCCTGCTGTTAAATGTCTCGGACCAAATTTATTAGTTAAGAATGCCTATTATCGCGATGTTGATTTTAGTAAGCGAAAGGCGAATATTAGTATGTAACGGATTAATAATGGTTTGTTGGCAACTAGACAAATCCAGAATATTTCATTATAATTAACATAGAATAAAAAATAAGTCGCCAAGGTGCGCTAACACCTTGACGACAAGTGTAACTTACGATACCCAAAATAAAGGGATCGGCAACAACTGAATTATTAAGAAAAAATAATCCATTCGTTTACCTGGTCAAGGCAAGTGGATTATTTTTTTCTGTCAATATCAGCCAAGATACTCACAATTAACGCTGCAAATGCAATTGCAAACATGAGAGCCTCGTACACTGACATAGCAACACCCCCTTTCCAAAAAAGAGCGGGTGGTGCTGCCGATCCACTTTACCTCGAATTATCGTTAGTTACCCCTAGATTATATCTTAATTTTAAATAAAAAGGAAACGTACTTTCTGTTTAAATTAACAAATATCCTTAAATTCAAAGTAAAGATGGTAATGTTTTTTACACCCATCGTTAAATTTAGAATTGCAGTTTACGCATTTACCATTATCCATATACAAATTTATTGGTTGCTCAGTCTTACAGACGCCGCATAATATCGCCAATTCATTGAATTCTTCTTTTTTCCATACAGAAATAGTATGACTTTCGCACTCATTATGACATTTATAGCATGGATAATATTTGTTACAGCATTTAAACTTAATCGCGATAATATCCTTATCAGTCGCATAATGCTTACATCGAGTCTGATTGTCAATAATATGTCCATATACTTTCATCGTTTTCCTCCTGGTTAGATATTATAGGGCCTATAAAACTGAAGAATCTATTTTAACTAGAAACTACTTATACTCCGTTTGTTCTTCTGCTTCCCATTTCGCAACCTCTGTTCGAACAATAGGTGCAACTTCTTTGCCTAATAATTCAATGGCTTTCATGACATCCTCATGGGGCATTGAGCCAACCGGGACATGAAGCATAAATCGCGTAATTCCAACATTCTTGCGTAAAAAGATAATTTTTTCGGCAACCGTTTCTGCATCGCCAACATATAAGGCGCCTTCTAAGCTTCGTGCTTGATCAAAGCTTCCTCTTGTATATGCTCCCCATCCACGCTCTCTTCCCAGAACGTTCATTGCTTGTTGTGTAGGTGGGAAGAACTTTTCTACCGCAATATCGGTACTTTCAGCAACAAATCCATGCGAATGAGAGGCTACCGTTAATTTAGATGGATCATGTCCACTTCTTTCGGCCGCACGCTTATATAATTTCACAAGCGGGGCAAACTGGACTGGGCTTCCACCAATAATGGCTAGAACAAGTGGAAGACCAAGCATACCAGCGCGAGCAACCGATTCTGGAGTTCCGCCACTAGCAATCCACACAGGTATTGGATTTTGGACTGGTCTTGGATAGACTCCACGGTTTTGGATTGCAGGTCGGTGCTTTCCGCTCCACGTTACCTTTTCGGATTCTCGTATTTTTAGCAACAAATCCAGCTTCTCATCAAATAATTCATTATAATCATTTAGATCATAGCCAAACAAAGGGAAGGATTCGATAAAAGAACCCCTTCCTGCCATAATTTCTGCACGTCCATTAGAAATAGCATCTACTGTAGCAAAATCCTGAAATACCCGAACTGGATCATCTGAGGATAATACCGTTACCGCACTCGTCAGTCTTATCCGGTTTGTCTGTGAAGCTGCTGCAGCAAGAAGCACTGCTGGTGCTGACGCAGCATAATCTTGTCGATGATGCTCGCCAACTCCAAAGACATCTAATCCGACTTGATCCGCTAATACAATTTCTTCAACAACTTCTCTTATTCGTTCTGCATGACTGCTTACTTTTCCTGTATGTACATCTGGAGTAGTTTCGACAAATGTAGTGATACCAATTTCCATTTTACTGCCTCCTTTATGGGCAATGTTTATTAGTTTATTGAATTGTCATGAATATTAATTCTGTCATTATCATAGATTATTTGGAGAATTTTAGGAAGAAATTTGTTTTATCCTAATTTTCCTTTAAAGTAAAAAGAAATGATGCTGCAACATCTGCAAAAGGAATGGCCTCCAAGTAATAATGATTAGAAGGTCATAATAAATTACTTAAAATTAAGAAAGGAGACCAAAATATGGGGGAAGTAATTCAAGCCAGTACCGACCATCTTCATGAGTTAACAAATCTCGCGATGGATCTCTGGCCTGACAATGACTTTGAAAACCTAAAGAAAGAGTTCGCTGAAAGTATCGATACAGACCAAAATAAAGTATTTCTTTATTGTATAGAAAAGCGGCTCGTTGCCTTTATCCATCTCTCAATCCGAACAGATTATGTCGAGGGATCGAATTCTAGTCCTATAGGATATATTGAGGGGATCTATGTATTACCTGAATTTAGACAAAAGGGAATATCTAAAAAGCTATTTGCACGAGGAAGAAATTGGCTGCTAAATAAAGGATGTAAGCAGGTAGGATCTGATATCGAATGGAATAATCAAGTGAGCTATGAATTTCATAAAAGTATTGGATTCAAAGAAGCAAACCGATTAATAGCGTTTATTCAAGATTTGTAAATTGCAAGAATCACCATACCTTTTGCTAAATGCCCCCTCTTTACGTTAAAATAGGTGCATACAATCAGCTAGAACAGCGGAGGTATGTATAGTTATGAATTGGCAGAAATTTTTTACGTATGATAATATGATTGATCTCGGAATTTCAATTGGGATCTTTTTACTTTTCTTAGTGTTTAGAAAGATATTTACGAAATATGTCTTTACACTATTACTTAAATTAGGTGATAAATCACCAACTAAATTGTTCGCAGAGATTTTTATTGCATTTAAGAAACCAGTAGAGTGGTTGTTTACTGTTATTGGTATTTATATTGCTGCATCTTATTTCCCTCATTTTAATCAGGGGAATGAATTCTTCAAAAATATAATTGGTTCTATGTACATTTTCCTTTTTACATGGGGATTCTATAATTTGGCTTCTTCAGATTCGATATTTTTCAGAGGAATTAATAAAAAAGTGGACTTCGATAAAGATAATATTATTATTCCCTTACTTTCAAAAGCATTGCGATTTATCATTGTCGCGATTGCGCTAACTGTTGTCTTGCAGGAATTCGGCTATAATGTAACTGGCTTTGTCGCAGGTTTAGGACTGGGTGGTCTAGCTATTTCGTTAGCTGCTCAGGATATACTTGCTAATATGATTGGTGGATTTGTAATTATCACAGAAAAACCTTTTACCAAAGGAGATTGGATTGTCACTCCAAGTATTGATGGTACGGTTGAGGAGATAGCCTTCCGAAGTACGAAAGTGAGAACAGCAACTGATGCACTTGTCGTTGTACCAAACGCGACATTAGTGAAAGAGCCGATCACAAATTGGAGTAAAATGGAAAAACGTCAAAATTCATTTGATTTAACCTTAACGTATGAAACGCCACAAGAAAAGGTAGAAACGATGGTAAGGCAAATTGACTATCAATTAAAGAATAATCCGGATATTGATCAAGAAACGATTTTAGTCAAATTTAACAAGTATAATGAAAATGGCTATAACATCTTGGTTCATTACTTTACTAAAACAACTGCATGGACAGAATATGTAAGTGTAAATGAGAAAGTTAACTTTAAAATCATGGAACTTCTTAGAGATGAGGATATCGAATTAGCTGTTCCTGCAAGGGCATTATATGTACAAGATTCAAGAGGCAGTCAAGAAATGAATGCTATGCATAGAGAATCAGATCACTAGAAAGAAAGGAGACACTATCCTTTCTTTCTTTTTGGCCAAAAGGCTGCTCTCTATAAACAGTTGATATAGATTGCGAACTAGGGGCAATGTTGACTTTTGCTTCTGACAGTAATAAGGTTTGGAGCAACGCTGATTCTCATCGGAAGAAAAGCTTTTGGTGGAACTGAAGATTTGTCTTTTCCTATTTCGTTAGTAGCCTCTAAATAAATTAGTTTGCAGTTAGATTAACAGCAATAAAATAAAAATTAGTACTAGGTAATAACACTTTGTGATAAAATAAAATGAACGAGCCTTTAAATGAAAAAGTACACTAGTGGAGGAGAAGAGGATGTATCATTTCGCAGCGTATGTAGTTAAAATAATCTTGAACTTATTTGGCAGGATTAAGGTTTTTCAAAAAGAGAAGATACCAACGTCAGGTGGCTATGTTATTGCATGTACACATACTGGTTGGGTAGATATATTGTGGTTAGGTGTTTCCTTACTTCCAGTCAAAATACATTATATGGCGAAAAAGGAATTATTTCAATCAGGTTTTACTAAGTGGTTAATGAATGCCTTGAATGCTTTTCCGGTTGATCGGGAAAACCCTGGTCCAAGCTCGATAAAAACTCCGAGAAAACTACTGAAGGAAGATAAAGTAGTTGGGATTTTCCCAAGCGGAACGAGAACGAGTGAGGAGGTTCCATTAAAAAGGGGAGCTGTGACGATTGCAGCATATGGCAAGGTGCCGATTGTTCCAGCAGCATATGTCGGTCCAAATAATTTTAGTGATTTATTAAAACGGCAAAAGCCGAAAATTATTTTCGGGGATCCGATCTATTTATCCGAGGAACAACCAAAAAAAGAAGCAATTGAAACAATGATGGCAGAAC of Oceanobacillus zhaokaii contains these proteins:
- the yfkAB gene encoding radical SAM/CxCxxxxC motif protein YfkAB, with the protein product MAIATSKLKTITPVYDPWEAYMDVEEYGGMNLTNIEFTTTYMCNMRCAHCAVGYMLQNSDPDALPIELLIERLDEIPKLRTLSITGGEPMMNKKMMRNYVIPLMKYAHDRGVRTQMNSNLTLPYDRYEQIIPYLDVLHISHNWGTAEEFAETGFAMMERKPTIENRKKYFERLVENSQRLSKDGVMVSAETMLNKRTFPYLEQIHDYINEMGCARHELHPMYPVDFASNLEILSLDEMRTAINRMLNHRNQDMWMLFGTLPFYACSGNDEDLELLQRVYKEKNVTVRNDPDGRSRLNVNIFNGEIIVTDFGDEPSLGNIKTTSLPDAYSRWVGTKTAQSLNCHCPAVKCLGPNLLVKNAYYRDVDFSKRKANISM
- a CDS encoding putative holin-like toxin, which produces MSVYEALMFAIAFAALIVSILADIDRKK
- the uvrA gene encoding excinuclease ABC subunit UvrA translates to MKDMIVIKGAKENNLKNISLTIPKNKLVVITGPSGSGKSTLALDTLQRESQRQFMESMGMPTDGFSKPKVDSMIGLSPSISVGQHVTNRNPRSTVGTVTDMYTYLRLIYEKLGERTCPNCQTTILPTLDKEATEEKTANFKEYIQCHNCDHRLEKLTRSHFSYNTLEGACPTCSGLGYVTDIHLASVFKENLSLKEGAVAIGMWNGSYGEYQRQIIKAASEHYGITYDENLPLKDFSGEQRDLLYYGVESDIFSAHFPDVKPPKSVGKGKFEGILTGMRRRYEEKGGSASSGEAAYFYSQPCSDCHGKRLNKESREVLVAGTSITDVSDYSLEAMHAWLIDLQQSLGSEDVVIVESFLHDLISKVKRIIHVGLGYLSMDRQTITLSGGEAQRLRLASILGSGLTGVLYILDEPTAGLHPKDTKGLVTIMKQLRDLGNTVLVIEHDVDVMKEADHIIDIGPGAGINGGTVVGAGTLLELIKQPESVTGAFLRDKPVLHENHRQGSGEQLTIHNATKHNLQDVTVSIPLGCLVSVTGVSGSGKSTLIFDVLAAGENGVYQGCEKITGFKSIDKVITVNQSALSRMQRSNVATYTDAFTNIRNLFASLPEAKENKLKPKDFSFNTTGGRCENCQGLGFVAVNMYFSADIEIPCPVCHGSRFKENILQVTYKGNSISDILDMSIEESLPIFDDHKKLYPIVQLLNEIGLGYLKWGQSLTTLSGGEGQRLKLAKELNKPANKSTLYLLDEPSTGLHPRDVKQLLLLLNRLVDAGNTVIVVEHNSDVIRASDWVIDLGPEGGSAGGRIIAEGTPEEITNEKASHTGAFLDIQ
- a CDS encoding catalase, with the protein product MAKEKNETNIENENTLTTRQGHPVTNNQNIRTVGNRGPATLENYDFIEKISHFDREKVPERIVHARGAGAHGYFETYGKAGDDPISKYTRAKVFQEEGKQTPVFVRFSTVVHGLHSPETVRDPRGFAVKFYTEDGNWDLVGNNLKIFFIRDAMKFPDMIHAFRPDPVTNIQDSERFFDFCANSPESFHMVTFVYSPWGIPANYRMMQGSGVNTYKWVNAEGKAVLVKYHWEPKQGIKNLTIKEAEEIQGKNFNHATQDLYEAIENGDYPEWELLVQIMEDGPHPELDFDPLDDTKLWPEEQFPWRAVGKMVLNKNPENYFNEVEQASFGTGVLVDGLDFSDDKMLQGRTFSYSDTQRYRVGANYLQLPINAAKKRVATNQEGGTLRYHNDKAPGQNPHVNYEPSSLGGLKEAEQTGKEYTPMVEGYLVRESIERNDNTKQAGETYRSFEQWEKDELISNLIGDLSSCAKVIQEKMIALAEEADEEYGRRLREGLAGKTNTGMEMADEMHPLGATDAEQAVQDAIEKGHDAEPY
- a CDS encoding CHY zinc finger protein, with the translated sequence MKVYGHIIDNQTRCKHYATDKDIIAIKFKCCNKYYPCYKCHNECESHTISVWKKEEFNELAILCGVCKTEQPINLYMDNGKCVNCNSKFNDGCKKHYHLYFEFKDIC
- a CDS encoding ABC transporter ATP-binding protein, with translation MEKQVPKEKKGLKPFISLILSTKVPKLALIFGLIGSIITMIVGLSIPLLTRELVDGFSVEALSVTLIIVIFVVFILQAVVDGLSTYLLAVVGQRIVARLRERMWFKLIRLPVSYFDKHASGESVSRVVNDTGIVKDLITQHFPQFITGIITIIGAIIILIIMDWKMTLLMLIAVPVTFAIMMPLGSRMSKVSKGMQDETATFTGTIQQTLSEARLMKSSTAEKVEEKKGVAGIGNLYRYGLKEAKIFALIGPSIYTIMMLVIVAIIGYGGIRVAEGTMSTGSLVAFLLYLFQIIYPITSFAMFFTELQKAKGATERIIEILEIPEEPGQEGIDKDIANETVHVNNVSFAYNEEESVLKNITFDARPGEMIAFAGPSGGGKTTLFSLLERYHAPTAGEIRIGDTPINALSMVSWRSQIGYVSQESAMMAGTIRDNLTYGLSNAESVTDEQLWKVTEMAYADTFIKTFAKGLDTEVGERGVKLSGGQRQRINIARAFLRDPKILMLDEATASLDSQSEHAVQGALTRLMEGRTTFVIAHRLSTIVDADKIIFIENGEVTGSGTHQELIETHELYRKFAEQQLT
- the aroD gene encoding type I 3-dehydroquinate dehydratase; translation: MNNTLTVKGITIGEGAPKICVPMVGTTVEQLLKEAELLITLDLELVEWRVDFFESVEDIEKVKEVLTKIREKLIDIPLIFTFRTAKEGGEREVSMKYYVALNKAAVESNAVEFIDVELFSGDQEVKFLVETAHQHEVAVIISNHDFEKTPPKEEIITRLRRAQDVGADIPKIAVMPKNVQDVITLLDATNEMKTRYADRPIVTMAMAGQGVISRLAGEIFGSAITFGTATKASAPGQVGVLELRKVLDLIHNNL